The following are encoded together in the Armatimonadota bacterium genome:
- a CDS encoding serine protease — translation MKRWLAALLTLLVAAVAFAAPYTTGDTALARLWFDTPEGRQPACTAFWIDPGGPLGRQTQPREAESLVSWLVSAGHCRAATLVSDATDSTVFGWVDWRVAVEGQGYATAWDLAIGTAPDVRGPDKRWFTLAEADPAQGQLVYVHGFPLGVEHVAAGVVEGPSTKFPGSLVVVAQTSMIAPGASGSPVMDHYGNVVGVLWGLDQDESAPNRQRLYVTPVSALRRALDLITPKEVAS, via the coding sequence ATGAAACGCTGGCTTGCCGCGCTCCTGACACTGCTGGTCGCTGCTGTCGCCTTCGCCGCCCCCTACACCACTGGGGACACAGCGCTCGCCAGGCTCTGGTTCGACACGCCTGAGGGCCGGCAGCCGGCGTGCACGGCCTTCTGGATCGACCCGGGCGGGCCGCTCGGCCGGCAGACGCAGCCACGGGAAGCGGAAAGCCTCGTCTCCTGGCTGGTCTCGGCCGGGCATTGCCGGGCGGCGACACTCGTGAGCGACGCGACCGACTCGACGGTCTTCGGCTGGGTCGACTGGCGTGTGGCGGTCGAAGGGCAGGGCTACGCGACCGCGTGGGACCTGGCGATCGGGACCGCGCCGGACGTCCGCGGGCCGGACAAGCGCTGGTTCACGCTCGCAGAGGCCGACCCCGCACAGGGCCAGCTCGTCTACGTCCACGGCTTCCCGCTCGGGGTCGAGCACGTCGCCGCGGGGGTCGTCGAGGGGCCTTCCACGAAGTTCCCCGGCTCCCTGGTCGTTGTGGCTCAGACGAGCATGATCGCCCCCGGCGCCTCCGGGAGCCCCGTGATGGATCACTACGGGAACGTGGTGGGGGTCCTCTGGGGGCTCGACCAGGACGAATCCGCCCCGAACCGCCAGCGCCTCTACGTCACGCCCGTCAGCGCGCTCCGACGGGCCCTTGACCTCATCACCCCCAAGGAGGTAGCCTCGTGA
- a CDS encoding ribonuclease H-like domain-containing protein, translating into MNREEVQELLAVAEQARAIVFWDLETTGTGADYDSVLVGCVKPYRRPVEIFQVKRPGDDRELAEALAERLGQAYIWVTFYGRRFDVPFLESRLLHHGLPPLRHRPHLDLYYLVRHRLALSRRSQAHVLRWLEAPEQKMTLSPDTWNEVVRDPERGLRTLVRRCVSDVRGLEALYLRLRRWVATLRP; encoded by the coding sequence GTGAACCGCGAGGAGGTCCAGGAGCTCCTCGCGGTCGCCGAGCAGGCCCGGGCGATCGTGTTTTGGGATCTCGAGACAACCGGGACCGGCGCGGACTACGACAGCGTGCTCGTGGGCTGTGTCAAGCCCTACCGGCGGCCGGTGGAGATCTTCCAGGTCAAGCGCCCGGGGGATGACCGGGAGCTGGCCGAGGCCCTGGCCGAGCGGCTGGGCCAGGCTTACATCTGGGTGACGTTCTACGGGCGGCGGTTCGACGTGCCCTTCCTGGAGTCGAGGTTGCTCCACCACGGGCTCCCCCCGCTCCGACACCGGCCCCACCTCGATCTCTACTACCTCGTCCGCCACCGGCTGGCCCTGAGCCGGCGGAGCCAGGCCCACGTGCTCCGGTGGCTTGAGGCCCCGGAACAAAAAATGACCCTCTCCCCGGATACCTGGAACGAGGTCGTCAGGGACCCGGAGAGAGGGCTCCGGACGCTGGTACGACGGTGCGTGAGCGACGTGCGCGGGCTGGAGGCGCTCTACCTGCGGCTCAGGCGCTGGGTGGCGACGCTACGCCCGTGA
- a CDS encoding AAA family ATPase, which produces MTTRSVRVSPDLERALLAAVMAGVLPREEVRPEELSVEGQRVYAVLADAKPPVPPEALSLLLAERYGWDQTTCAQITTALGHALGAAGAASTARRYVRSRYALVHLINEATRQMDAGALDVDALLRTIASLRPDPGPTTFAELLGEGWLPRVPRIPLASLPEISQRLGGGLVGFTALSGEPGVGKSTLALQAALDAARVMPVLYYDLENGRYATGDRLRALFNGDVEAARQATARLYYRDTAATIETDLLAVGAPAFVVVDSIQKLPTSVEHRRAGIDRWVHRLEGLKRRDCNVLVVSEIARSLYGSEAWVGAYKESGEIEYAADLGLQLLPDAGGRVAVHVVKNRHGAWRGVVGRLRRERGFKLVEDEDFGR; this is translated from the coding sequence GTGACAACGCGGAGCGTGCGGGTATCACCGGATCTCGAGCGCGCCCTGCTGGCCGCGGTTATGGCGGGCGTGCTCCCGCGGGAGGAGGTGAGACCAGAAGAGCTGAGCGTGGAGGGACAGCGCGTCTACGCCGTGCTCGCTGACGCCAAGCCACCAGTCCCCCCGGAAGCGCTGTCCCTCCTGCTCGCTGAACGCTACGGCTGGGACCAGACGACGTGCGCGCAGATCACCACGGCCCTGGGGCACGCGCTCGGCGCGGCCGGCGCGGCGAGTACGGCACGGCGGTACGTGCGCTCCCGCTACGCGCTGGTGCATCTCATCAACGAGGCCACGCGGCAGATGGACGCCGGGGCGCTCGACGTCGACGCGCTGCTCCGGACCATCGCGTCGCTCCGGCCGGATCCGGGGCCCACGACCTTCGCCGAGCTCCTCGGGGAGGGCTGGCTGCCGCGGGTCCCACGGATTCCGCTCGCGTCGCTCCCCGAGATCTCCCAGCGGCTCGGCGGCGGACTGGTCGGCTTCACCGCGCTGAGCGGGGAGCCTGGGGTCGGCAAGTCGACGCTCGCGCTCCAGGCCGCGCTCGACGCCGCGCGGGTGATGCCCGTGCTCTACTACGATCTCGAGAACGGCCGGTATGCCACCGGCGATAGACTCCGCGCGCTGTTCAACGGGGACGTCGAGGCGGCCCGCCAAGCGACGGCCCGGCTCTACTACCGTGACACGGCCGCGACGATTGAGACGGACCTGCTCGCGGTGGGGGCGCCCGCGTTCGTGGTCGTGGACTCGATCCAGAAGCTGCCGACGTCGGTCGAGCACCGCCGGGCGGGCATTGACCGCTGGGTCCACCGGCTCGAGGGGCTCAAGCGCCGAGACTGCAACGTGCTCGTGGTCTCGGAGATCGCCCGCTCGCTGTACGGGAGCGAGGCCTGGGTCGGGGCCTACAAGGAGTCGGGCGAGATCGAGTACGCGGCGGACCTGGGGCTCCAGCTCCTCCCGGACGCCGGCGGGCGGGTGGCGGTCCACGTCGTCAAGAACCGCCACGGCGCGTGGCGGGGCGTGGTGGGCCGGCTCCGGCGCGAACGGGGGTTCAAGCTTGTGGAGGATGAGGACTTTGGGCGGTGA
- a CDS encoding DNA polymerase — protein sequence MIRDLRLARELADGGRVLDCPEGVPSPGSALAVDTEWDGQELLAVAVAREQAAVVDRETFARLTETTPLLLGYNIPGDLDQLIAHGWLPPLDSYVSGRGILDVMLVARMAEERLPKYDLESVAASLLPDPVPAWKAQTRARYVRTWSREELERRCRWDAWITWKLGRLLARRVSRRLVEYTQRVAMVLHRATLAGVIVSRKAFEALRAETAARVEGLQRRLVELSVRSGGPSDFTPTRGRQVRDLLFGRLGLVPVGYTASGEPQVTRDALRRLRESAEPAAVEVIDALLDWSQAAKLHSTYAAGLERHLRPLPDGRLWLQFHFRALGARTGRRSAAAPNSQNWPRQVRGLVVSRWPGGQIVEADLRRLEAVIIAWLAGDEELMRVYADGGGYIEVARQLLGRELTEDDPQYRNVKGVILGVHYNMGPEHMAEQLWARGLRLADPYEAHERETVRLHRAYLEAFPRLRRYMRLMAAERERLGRVVSVTGRVRRLVGTGKHVENQAINYPVQSLAADVMAAILIDLEERILAEAGWGLGLWHARLLEEARRAERGELPDWPEVPTIVNEVHDSVLVDCPGAWVERLRGLLEAAVEERRPLRELAPSTASLPIRAKVTVSPCWGG from the coding sequence GTGATCCGGGATCTCCGTCTGGCCCGTGAGCTTGCGGACGGGGGGCGGGTCCTGGACTGCCCGGAGGGCGTCCCCTCCCCAGGCTCGGCCCTCGCGGTGGACACCGAGTGGGACGGCCAGGAGCTCCTGGCTGTTGCGGTCGCTCGGGAGCAGGCCGCGGTTGTCGACCGTGAGACCTTCGCCCGGCTGACCGAGACCACCCCCCTCCTCCTCGGCTACAACATCCCCGGCGATCTCGACCAGCTCATCGCGCACGGCTGGCTCCCGCCGCTTGACAGCTACGTCTCCGGTCGTGGTATCCTCGACGTGATGCTCGTCGCAAGAATGGCCGAGGAGCGGCTGCCGAAGTACGATCTGGAGAGCGTCGCGGCCTCGCTCCTGCCTGACCCGGTTCCGGCCTGGAAGGCTCAGACCCGTGCTCGCTACGTACGGACCTGGTCGCGTGAGGAGCTCGAGCGTCGCTGCCGGTGGGATGCCTGGATCACCTGGAAGCTTGGTCGTCTCCTGGCCCGTCGGGTCTCTCGCCGACTGGTCGAGTACACGCAGCGGGTCGCGATGGTCCTCCACCGGGCGACGCTGGCCGGAGTGATCGTGAGCCGGAAGGCCTTCGAGGCGCTGCGTGCCGAGACCGCGGCCCGGGTGGAAGGGCTTCAGCGGCGGCTGGTCGAGCTTTCCGTCCGCTCCGGTGGCCCGAGCGACTTCACGCCTACGCGCGGCCGGCAGGTCCGGGATCTGCTCTTCGGTCGGCTGGGGCTGGTCCCGGTCGGCTACACGGCGAGCGGCGAGCCCCAGGTGACGCGGGACGCCCTCCGCCGCCTGCGGGAGAGTGCGGAGCCCGCCGCAGTAGAGGTGATCGACGCGCTCCTGGACTGGTCTCAGGCGGCGAAGCTGCACTCAACCTACGCGGCTGGCCTCGAGCGGCATCTCCGCCCGCTCCCGGACGGCCGGCTCTGGTTGCAGTTCCACTTCCGCGCGCTCGGGGCCCGGACTGGCCGGCGCTCTGCGGCCGCCCCGAACAGCCAGAACTGGCCCCGCCAGGTCCGGGGCCTGGTGGTCTCGCGGTGGCCTGGCGGGCAGATCGTCGAAGCCGACCTCCGCCGCCTGGAGGCGGTGATCATCGCCTGGCTGGCTGGGGACGAGGAGCTCATGCGCGTCTACGCGGACGGCGGCGGCTACATCGAGGTCGCCCGCCAGCTCCTCGGCCGGGAGCTCACGGAGGATGACCCACAGTACCGGAACGTCAAGGGGGTGATCCTCGGCGTGCACTACAACATGGGCCCCGAGCATATGGCCGAGCAGCTCTGGGCCCGTGGGCTCCGGCTGGCCGATCCCTATGAGGCGCACGAGCGCGAGACCGTGCGCTTGCACCGCGCCTACCTCGAGGCCTTCCCGCGGCTCCGGCGCTACATGCGCCTGATGGCCGCCGAGCGGGAGCGGCTCGGGCGGGTCGTCTCGGTCACGGGGCGTGTCCGTCGGCTGGTGGGGACCGGCAAGCACGTGGAGAACCAGGCCATCAACTACCCGGTCCAATCCCTGGCCGCGGATGTGATGGCGGCGATCCTGATCGACCTGGAGGAGCGGATCCTGGCCGAGGCGGGCTGGGGCCTGGGGCTGTGGCACGCGCGGCTGCTCGAGGAGGCCCGGCGGGCCGAGCGTGGCGAGCTGCCTGACTGGCCGGAGGTCCCGACGATTGTGAACGAGGTCCATGACTCGGTGCTGGTCGACTGTCCTGGGGCGTGGGTGGAGCGGCTCCGCGGGCTGCTCGAGGCCGCGGTGGAGGAGCGGCGGCCGCTCCGGGAGTTAGCCCCGAGTACGGCTAGCTTGCCGATTCGGGCGAAGGTCACCGTGTCGCCCTGCTGGGGCGGCTGA
- a CDS encoding DUF5664 domain-containing protein has protein sequence MRQRDPITGGEKDVKLARYDLLPDSVTTLLTAGFSDLWASLDVFWNHGGGRPELVRVGLILAFALGPGWPTRLAEVFGWGAGKYAPRNWERGYPWSWAYAALRRHIAAWLAGEPDDPESGLPHLAHALWHVVVLMHFLGRYREGDDRPQPNLTTAPS, from the coding sequence GTGAGGCAGCGTGATCCTATCACGGGCGGCGAGAAGGATGTCAAGCTGGCCCGCTACGATCTCCTGCCCGACAGTGTCACGACGCTCCTCACCGCGGGGTTCAGCGATCTCTGGGCGTCGCTGGACGTGTTTTGGAACCATGGTGGTGGGCGCCCGGAGCTGGTACGGGTGGGGTTAATCCTGGCCTTCGCGCTGGGGCCTGGGTGGCCGACGCGACTGGCCGAGGTCTTCGGCTGGGGCGCGGGGAAGTACGCCCCGCGGAACTGGGAGCGCGGGTACCCGTGGAGCTGGGCCTACGCCGCGCTCCGACGGCATATCGCCGCCTGGCTGGCGGGAGAACCCGACGACCCGGAGAGCGGGCTGCCGCACCTGGCGCACGCGCTCTGGCACGTCGTGGTCCTCATGCACTTCCTGGGTCGCTACCGGGAGGGGGATGACCGGCCGCAACCGAACCTCACGACGGCGCCGTCGTAG
- a CDS encoding uracil-DNA glycosylase, translating to MRGAEHRPECQECGAWRRCQRPFMGPEIPDGWTGLALVVGERPGQDEDRRSGRPFTGPAGQLLRELLRRAGFTETDVALANAVQCAAPQNRTPTMHEVHCCRGLLLECIRTLQPKVVVALGGTALKALVGAGDVHILRARGRALRLE from the coding sequence ATGCGGGGAGCCGAACACCGCCCCGAGTGCCAGGAATGCGGGGCCTGGCGGCGTTGCCAGCGCCCGTTCATGGGGCCGGAGATCCCCGACGGGTGGACCGGGCTCGCGCTCGTTGTCGGGGAGCGGCCGGGCCAGGACGAAGACCGCAGGAGCGGGCGTCCGTTCACGGGCCCGGCCGGTCAACTGCTTCGGGAGCTTCTACGACGAGCCGGGTTTACAGAAACCGACGTGGCGCTGGCCAACGCGGTTCAGTGCGCGGCCCCGCAGAACCGCACGCCGACCATGCACGAGGTCCACTGCTGCCGGGGACTCCTGCTGGAGTGCATTCGCACGCTCCAGCCCAAGGTCGTGGTCGCGCTGGGCGGGACGGCTCTCAAGGCCCTGGTCGGTGCGGGGGACGTCCACATCCTCCGTGCCCGCGGGCGTGCGCTGAGACTAGAATGA
- a CDS encoding toprim domain-containing protein, with translation MVRPYPPIERRRATPRRDPAAWEEARAYLRKRGLDPELARDHGWYAAQCRDGLRLVIPTTVPGYWQARALAGQEPRYVSAATERGPALVVVAPTTPIRLTCVVEGPLDALAAAMAGALGIATMGTAVNREALTALRARAVGRVVVVVDTDTAELARSVLHALPLARLVTVYPYKDLAAVPVDVRARLLGRWLDESC, from the coding sequence ATGGTGCGGCCTTACCCGCCCATTGAGCGTCGTCGTGCGACCCCGCGGCGCGACCCGGCCGCTTGGGAGGAGGCCCGAGCCTACCTCCGCAAGCGCGGTCTCGATCCGGAGCTGGCCCGGGATCACGGCTGGTACGCGGCCCAGTGCCGGGACGGGCTGCGGCTCGTGATCCCGACCACGGTCCCGGGCTACTGGCAGGCCCGGGCGTTGGCCGGCCAGGAGCCTCGGTACGTCAGCGCGGCCACCGAGCGCGGACCGGCCCTGGTCGTAGTCGCCCCCACCACGCCGATCCGGCTAACGTGCGTGGTGGAAGGGCCGCTGGACGCGCTGGCTGCGGCGATGGCCGGCGCCCTAGGCATCGCGACCATGGGGACGGCCGTCAACCGGGAGGCGCTGACCGCGCTGCGCGCGCGGGCGGTGGGCCGGGTCGTAGTGGTCGTGGACACGGACACCGCCGAGCTGGCGCGGTCCGTGCTCCACGCGCTGCCGCTGGCCCGGCTGGTGACCGTGTACCCCTACAAAGACCTGGCCGCGGTCCCGGTGGATGTCCGGGCGCGGCTGCTAGGGAGGTGGCTGGATGAATCTTGTTGA
- a CDS encoding AAA family ATPase — MGKKKAESEKPTEAAAAPEEPRPPYRQVIKDLVRAALIDGGPGQDLGIPLLLGDVGVGKNHLAEELAHELGWRLQVTILESLPWWELGGVLVPPWRQQDRRRREALVTSYSRPPGWPWSDNQDDPVLWVLDEFDKAEGEVITPIASLCTSRECHGHRLQPGVRMLALANEFVRPLPDFVVNRMLWFNYPEPGREQADVEESLPTLKWLAEGLVGSRPARRPARVVSKRTFAYLGRWIQRRPDLVFSKWHQEVLVRALFPDNVVAEVVKRLQSSVTTSDVWEAALRVASAGQLLDLLPRLLWQRDEALRAALPERLYTMMREDPTNEKTLAVLAVLMLGAELQDFVDAPEFNAETLERLRQKAQEIYTDLQKKNLRFVYRS; from the coding sequence ATGGGTAAGAAGAAAGCTGAGAGCGAGAAGCCCACCGAGGCGGCCGCGGCGCCGGAAGAGCCCCGGCCGCCCTACCGTCAGGTGATCAAGGACCTGGTCCGGGCAGCCTTGATCGACGGCGGGCCGGGCCAGGATCTTGGCATCCCCCTGCTCCTGGGGGATGTCGGGGTGGGCAAGAACCACCTGGCCGAGGAGCTCGCTCACGAGCTGGGCTGGCGGCTCCAGGTGACGATCCTCGAATCCCTGCCCTGGTGGGAGCTGGGCGGGGTCCTGGTCCCGCCCTGGCGGCAACAGGACCGCCGCCGCCGTGAAGCGCTCGTTACCTCCTACTCGCGCCCGCCGGGCTGGCCTTGGTCGGACAACCAAGACGATCCGGTCTTGTGGGTCTTGGATGAGTTCGACAAGGCCGAGGGGGAGGTGATCACACCCATCGCCTCCCTGTGTACGTCAAGGGAATGTCACGGGCACCGGCTCCAACCGGGCGTCCGAATGCTCGCCCTAGCCAACGAGTTTGTCCGGCCCCTGCCGGACTTCGTCGTCAACCGCATGCTCTGGTTCAACTACCCGGAGCCAGGGCGGGAGCAGGCGGACGTCGAGGAGTCTCTCCCCACGCTCAAGTGGTTGGCAGAGGGGCTCGTCGGGAGCCGCCCGGCTCGGCGGCCGGCCCGGGTGGTCTCGAAGCGCACCTTCGCCTACCTCGGCCGGTGGATCCAGCGCCGGCCGGACCTCGTCTTCTCGAAGTGGCACCAAGAGGTGTTAGTCCGGGCTCTCTTCCCGGACAACGTGGTCGCCGAGGTGGTGAAGCGGCTGCAGAGCTCGGTCACCACGAGTGACGTTTGGGAGGCGGCGCTCCGCGTTGCCTCGGCTGGGCAGTTACTGGACCTGCTGCCTCGCCTGCTCTGGCAGCGTGATGAAGCGCTCCGTGCCGCGCTGCCGGAGCGCCTCTACACCATGATGCGGGAGGACCCCACGAACGAGAAGACGTTGGCGGTCCTAGCCGTGCTGATGCTGGGGGCCGAGCTACAGGACTTCGTTGACGCTCCAGAGTTCAACGCGGAGACGTTGGAGCGTCTCCGCCAAAAGGCTCAGGAGATCTACACAGATCTCCAGAAGAAGAACCTTCGGTTCGTGTATCGGTCGTGA